A single genomic interval of Lathyrus oleraceus cultivar Zhongwan6 chromosome 7, CAAS_Psat_ZW6_1.0, whole genome shotgun sequence harbors:
- the LOC127107531 gene encoding importin subunit beta-1 yields MAMEVTQILLNAQAVDASLRKQAEDNLKQFQEQNLPSFLFSLAGELANDEKPSESRRLAGLILKNALDSKEQHKKIEFVQRWLAMDPTFKAQVKAFLLRTLSSPSPDARSTASQVIAKVAGIELPHKQWPELIGSLLSNAHQLPAPTRQATLETLGYICEEVSPDVVEQDHVNKILTAVVQGMNSTEENNDVRLAAIQALYNALGFAQANFSNDMERDYIMRIVCEATLSPEIKIRRAAFECLVAISSTYYEKLAPYIQDIFTITAKAVKEDEEPVALQAIEFWSSICDEEIDILEEYGGEFSGDSDVPCSYFIKQALPFLIPMLLETLLKQEEDQDQDEGAWNIAMAGGTCLGLVARTVGDDIVPLVMPFIEENITKPDWRQREAATYAFGSILEGPSPEKLVPLVNMALSFMLNALTKDPNNHVKDTTAWTLGRMFEFLHGSALDTPIINKGNCQQIITVLLHSMKDVPNVAEKACGALYFLAQGYEDAGSASSPLTPFFQEIVQALLTVTHREDTGESRLRTAAYEALNEVVRCSNDDTAPMVAQLVTVIMMELHQTLENQKVSSDDRQNELQGLLCGCLQVIIQKLGASDPTKHHLMQYADQIMGLFLRVFASRSATAHEEAMLAIGALAYATGTEFVKYMQEFYRYLELGLQNFEDYQVCAITVGVVGDVSRALEEKILPYCDGIMTQLLKDLSSNQLHRSVKPPIFSCFGDIALAIGENFEKYLLYAMPMLQSAAELSAHTGGADDDMTEYTNTLRNGILEAYSGIFQGFKGSPKTQLLMPYAPHVLQFLDSLYLEKDMDDVVTKTAIGVLGDLADTLGGAAGPLIQQSVSSKDFLKECLSSDDHLIKESAEWAKLTLSRAISLPSY; encoded by the exons ATGGCTATGGAAGTTACACAGATCCTCTTAAATGCTCAAGCAGTGGATGCTTCTTTAAGGAAGCAAGCTGAAGATAACTTGAAACAGTTCCAGGAGCAGAATCTTCCAAGTTTCTTATTTTCTCTTGCTGGAGAATTGGCAAATGATGAGAAGCCGTCTGAGAGTAGGAGGCTAGCTGGTTTAATTCTCAAGAATGCTTTGGATTCCAAAGAACAACACAAAAAGATTGAATTTGTTCAGAGATGGCTGGCTATGGATCCAACTTTCAAAGCACAAGTCAAAGCATTTTTATTGAGGACCCTATCTTCTCCTTCTCCAGATGCTCGATCAACTGCATCTCAAGTTATAGCAAAAGTTGCTGGCATTGAATTACCCCACAAGCAATGGCCTGAGTTGATAGGATCCCTCTTGTCAAATGCTCATCAGCTTCCTGCTCCTACTAGGCAGGCAACTCTCGAGACCCTTGGATACATTTGTGAAGAAGTATCCCCAGATGTGGTAGAGCAGGATCATGTAAATAAGATACTCACTGCAGTTGTTCAGGGAATGAACTCTACAGAAGAAAACAATGACGTTAGGCTTGCTGCTATACAGGCATTGTACAACGCATTGGGTTTTGCTCAGGCAAATTTTTCCAATGATATGGAGCGCGATTACATAATGAGAATTGTTTGTGAAGCCACTCTCTCCCCTGAAATAAAGATCCGACGTGCTGCTTTTGAATGCTTGGTTGCTATTTCTTCTACATATTATGAAAAGTTGGCTCCTTATATCCAAGATATCTTCACAATCACTGCCAAAGCTGTTAAGGAAGATGAAGAGCCTGTTGCACTTCAGGCAATTGAGTTTTGGAGTTCAATTTGTGATGAAGAAATAGATATTTTAGAAGAATATGGAGGTGAATTTAGCGGTGATTCAGATGTTCCGTGCTCTTATTTTATAAAACAGGCTCTTCCATTTCTTATTCCCATGTTATTGGAAACACTTCTAAAACAAGAGGAAGATCAAGATCAAGATGAAGGAGCTTGGAACATTGCCATGGCTGGTGGTACATGCTTGGGATTGGTTGCACGGACAGTTGGTGATGATATTGTGCCTCTGGTTATGCCATTTATTGAAGAGAATATAACTAAACCGGACTGGAGGCAAAGGGAAGCTGCAACTTATGCATTTGGTTCCATTCTAGAAGGTCCTTCCCCTGAGAAGCTTGTGCCGCTTGTGAATATGGCTCTGAGCTTCATGCTCAATGCACTGACAAAGGACCCAAACAATCATGTGAAGGACACCACTGCATGGACTCTTGGGCGAATGTTTGAATTTTTGCATGGGTCAGCTTTGGATACTCCCATCATCAATAAGGGAAACTGCCAACAAATTATTACTGTCCTCCTTCACAGCATGAAAGATGTTCCAAATGTTGCTGAGAAGGCCTGTGGTGCTCTTTATTTCCTTGCTCAAGGTTATGAGGATGCTGGATCTGCATCCTCTCCATTGACCCCCTTCTTTCAGGAAATTGTCCAGGCTCTTCTCACTGTTACACACAGAGAGGACACTGGAGAGTCCCGCCTCAGAACAGCAGCATATGAAGCTCTGAATGAAGTAGTGAGGTGTTCTAATGATGATACAGCTCCAATGGTCGCCCAACTGGTTACTGTCATCATGATGGAGCTTCACCAGACTCTTGAGAATCAGAAGGTCTCATCTGATGATAGGCAGAATGAATTACAAGGCCTTCTATGTGGTTGTTTGCAAGTAATCATACAGAAGTTAGGTGCGTCTGATCCAACAAAGCATCATTTAATGCAGTATGCTGACCAAATTATGGGTTTGTTCTTGAGAGTATTTGCTTCTCGTAGTGCAACGGCGCATGAAGAGGCAATGCTTGCCATTGGTGCTTTGGCTTATGCAACCGGCACTGAGTTTGTTAAATACATGCAAGAATTTTACAGGTATTTGGAGTTGGGTCTTCAAAATTTTGAGGACTACCAGGTTTGTGCCATCACAGTGGGTGTGGTAGGTGATGTAAGCAGGGCTTTGGAGGAGAAGATACTGCCTTATTGTGATGGGATAATGACCCAACTTCTCAAGGATTTGTCCAGTAATCAGTTGCATAGGTCTGTAAAGCCTCCAATTTTTTCATGTTTTGGCGACATTGCTTTGGCAATTGGTGAAAACTTTGAAAAGTATTTGTTATATGCTATGCCTATGCTCCAGAGTGCTGCTGAGCTCTCTGCTCATACCGGTGGGGCAGATGATGATATGACTGAGTACACAAACACTTTAAGAAATGGAATTCTTGAGGCATACTCTGGGATCTTCCAAGGATTCAAAGGTTCCCCGAAGACACAGCTTCTGATGCCTTATGCTCCTCATGTATTGCAATTCCTGGACAGTTTGTACTTGGAGAAGGACAT GGATGATGTTGTGACCAAGACAGCAATTGGTGTGCTTGGAGATTTAGCTGATACTTTAGGTGGAGCTGCTGGTCCTTTGATTCAGCAATCTGTATCTAGCAAAGACTTTCTGAAAGAGTGCTTATCATCTGATGATCACTTGATCAAGGAATCTGCGGAATGGGCCAAGTTGACACTCAGCCGAGCAATATCGTTACCATCATATTGA
- the LOC127101914 gene encoding cytokinin dehydrogenase 6 produces the protein MLHFNLLHPLTTNLSSMKKLRYPCLNLVREYNILFIKCFMILLISCITIRLNFYLSSIHFSLKSLSIEGNFSFDELDLKNAARNFGNRYRSHPMIVLHPKSVFDIAVTVKHVWSLGHSSELTVAARGHGHSLQGQAQAHGGIVINMESLKVEGIKVYDGEFPYVDVSGGDLWLNVLNETLKYGLAPRSWTNYLNLTVGGTLSN, from the coding sequence ATGCTTCACTTTAACCTTCTTCACCCTTTAACTACCAACCTATCATCCATGAAGAAATTGAGATATCCATGTTTAAACCTTGTTAGAGAATACAACATTTTGTTCATAAAATGCTTCATGATTTTACTCATAAGTTGTATTACTATAAGACTTAATTTCTATCTTTCAAGTATccatttttctttaaaatcaCTTTCTATAGAAGGAAACTTTAGCTTTGATGAACTTGACCTTAAAAATGCAGCTAGAAATTTCGGCAACCGGTACCGATCTCATCCTATGATAGTGCTTCATCCAAAATCAGTTTTTGATATTGCAGTTACTGTAAAGCATGTATGGAGTTTAGGTCATAGCTCGGAGTTAACGGTTGCGGCTAGAGGACATGGTCATTCGCTTCAAGGTCAAGCTCAAGCTCATGGAGGAATTGTGATTAATATGGAATCGCTTAAAGTTGAAGGGATTAAGGTGTATGATGGAGAGTTTCCTTATGTGGATGTTTCAGGAGGTGATTTGTGGTTAAATGTTTTGAATGAGACATTGAAGTATGGTTTGGCACCAAGATCTTGGACAAATTATTTGAATTTGACAGTTGGTGGTACTTTGTCGAATTGA